Part of the Sphingobium lignivorans genome is shown below.
ACCGCCGGCTGCGCCACCGATGCGGGTCGAATGTCGAAAGTGTCGGTCATGGGGGCCGTCATAGCCACGCGCGCGGGCTCATGGAACTGGCGCCATGACGCCCGAACAGATACGCATGCAGCGCATCGAACGACAGCTTCGCTGCCCGCGGGATGAAGCGCGCATGCGTCTGCCCCAATCAGAGATGGCCGTAACGTTGATCGAAGAGCGCCATGTCTCCGCGCGCCAGCAAGCGGGCCTGCGCGATCCACTCATCGCGGATGATGCTGCCCTTGAAGGCACCGAGACTGCCGTCGATCCGTTCGATGTCTTCCGGAAGCCAGCCCGCAATATCCTCGAACCGCTGGACGCCCTGGCTGCGCAGGAGAAGTTCCAGTTCCGGCCCGATCCCCTTGATCCGCGTAAGATCGTCCGGTGGCAGGAGGGCTTCCACCTCCGGCGCCGCCGGCATCGCCACAAAATCAGCGTCAGGCGCCTCACCGGCCGATGGCGCGTCCGCGATATTTGCATCATCCTCCTCCGGCCTGCTCGCGGCGATCACCGGGCCAAGCACATCCGCTTCCCCAGTGCTCGCCGGTTCGGCCATGGTCGGCCGATGGCCGATATCGTTGGCCGGCGCGACAGGCACGGGCGAGTCGACGCCAACCGAGGCCACTGGGTCTGCTGGCGACGGGACCGGATCGGCCGGCGCATGCCATGCTCCGTCCGGATCGAACGGGATCAGCTCCACGGCCGCTCGCCGGCCCCAGCTATGCCAGGCGGTGAACAGGCCGATGGCGAACGACAGGAGCAAGGCCGGCCAGTAATGGAGGACGAGCGCGGTCACCGGCGCCTCCAGATCGCCGCACCAGCCACGAGCCCGAGGGCAAAGACCAGCAGGAACAGGGCAAGCGTCTCCACCAGCAGCGGCATCAGCTTGTCTCCCGGGATACCGTGAAGGTGATACGCCGGCTGGACGGACCGCCATTGGCAAGCGGATGACTGGCCCCGAAGCCCCGCGCCGAGAGTAGCTCGGCCGGCGCGCCATGTTCCACCAGCAGGGCGCGTACGCGATCGGCACGCTCCTGCGACAGGGCGCGATTGACAGCCTCGCTCCCCCTGCCATCGCTATGCCCGCCGACTTCCAGTCGGTAGCCCGAACATTCCTTCAACGCCGCGGCGACATCCGCAACGATCGCGCGCGTCGTCGGGTTGAGCCAGGCACTGCCGGAGCGGAAGCTGAGCGGCCGGTTCGCGACGGCAGCATCGACGCCGCGCTGGCATCCGTCCGGCCCTGCAAAGGCGATCGCCGCGCCTCCCGTGGGCGGCGTGAGAGGCGGCTTGGCGGATGCGGTGTCGGATTTCGCAGCTGGCGTGGCGGCGGCGGCGCTTGCGACGGGAATTGCCGGCGCGGGCTGAGTGCTACGAGCGACACCGCTCTCGCTCCAGATGGCACCGCCGCCGCCAGGCAGCGCGCGCACCACCTGCAGCGCATCGCTCTGCCGCACGAGATCCGCGTCACCGGACAGGACGGCGGTGCGGACGAGTGGACGTTGCGGATAGCGAACATGGATGTCCCCCAGCCCATGCGCGGCCAGCGCGCTCTCGGCGCGCTGGCCGAGATGGGCCAGGAAGGCTTCGCCCTGCCCGAGAGGACCATGAACCAGCAAGGCCAGCAGCCCGGTGGCGCCAGCGCCGAGCATGATTTTCAGGCCGGCCTTCATGATGTCGATTCTGCCCCCGCGGAATTGGGAGCAAGCTGACCCATTAGGCCGGAACCATCAATCCCTCATGGCAACCGATCGTGCCGTTATGACACGCCTGAGCGCCGCCATGGCAGGGACGGTGCAGCACCAGCTGCGCCCTCAATCGAGGTAGAAGTCCACGGTCGTGACGACCCGGACCTTCTTGTACGGCGTATCGGCCGCGCCATAACCGCCGGACTGCTCCCCGTCGCGCGGCTCAATGGAGAAATACCCCTGCGTAGCGCTCTTGATCCCGCCCACAGCAGTACCGGAATCCTTGGCAAACTGCTCTGCCGCGCTGCGCGCATCCTTGGTGGCGGCGGCCACCATCTCGGGCTTGATATCGTTGAGCTTGGTGAAGCTGTAGGTCATGCCCGATCCCTCCTGCAGCGTCACGCCGCGCCGGACGAGGTCGAACTGACTGGCCACGGCGCGCTGGGCGCGGGGGATGTCGCTCGTGCGTAGTTGCATGCGCTGCGTGATGGTGATCGTGTTGACGCCATTGTTCATATATTGATTGACGCCGGCGCCCGTCGCGCTGAGCGCATCGGCGGGGAAGCCGAGGTTGCGGAAATAATCGCGCAGGGCCGTGGTGTTGGCCTCGATCTCCGCGCGCACCGAAGGCAGATCCGTGCCATTGGCGGAATAAGCGACGGTCCAGGTGGCGAGATCGGCGGTCACGTTGCGCTCGGCCAGACCGCGCACCGTCACGGAGCGCTCCGCCGCATGGGCGCGGCGCAGCCCATCGCCCAGCAAATAACCACCCACGATCAGGCCGCCGGAAAGCACCACCGCGCCCGCCAGAGCGACCTTGTTGACATCCTGTAACCAGCCCATCAGCAATTCCTCTCTTTTCCCGCTCCCGCGCCGAGCTTATCTCAGCAGGACCGAATTGCCATCCCAGAGATGAACCGTTGCTGACGAGCGACGAACGGAGTTGAAGCTGCATGCCCAAATATCTCCACACCATGATCCGCGTCACCGACATCGATGCGACGCTGCGTTTCTTCGAGCTGCTCGGCCTCAAGGAGGTCCGCCGCTTCGATAACGAGGCTGGACGCTTCACGCTCGTCTTCGTCGCCGCACCAGGCGACGAGGACGCGCAGGTGGAGCTGACCTACAACTGGCCCAAGAAGGGCGAGGAATCCGAAGCTTATGGTGGTGGCCGGAATTTCGGCCATCTCGCCTATCGCGTGGAGAATATCTACGAGACCTGCCAGCGGCTGATGGACGCCGGCGTCACCATCAACCGGCCGCCGCGCGACGGGCACATGGCCTTCGTGCGCACGCCTGACGGCATCTCCGTCGAGCTGCTGCAGGACGGCAGGCTGGAACCGGCCGAGCCATGGGCCTCCATGCCCAATACGGGCGTGTGGTAGCGCCATGCCGGCGCGCCACCACGCGCGCCCCGGCTCGGCAGGTTGAGACCGAATGACCGGACTGCTCGTCATGTTTGCCGATCCGTTCGGCCATGGCTTCTGGCTGATCCAGTTCAACAAGGAGGGCTATGATGCCATCGCCTGAATCTTCCCCGCTCGAGATCGTCCGCGTGCCGGTGCTGAACGACAATTATGTCTGGCTGGTCCATGATCCGGTGAGCGATGAAACGCTGGTGGTGGACCCATCCGTCGCGGAGCCTGTGCTGGCGGCGGCGGACGCGCGCGGCTGGCGCATCGGCCAGATCTGGAACACGCACTGGCACGGCGACCATATCGGCGGCAATGCCGGCATCGTCGCGGCAACCGGCGCGACGGTGACGGCACCGGCCGCCGAGCTGGCGCGCATTCCCGACGTGGATCGTCCCGTGAGCGAAGGCGACCGGGTGCGACTGGGCGCGCACGAGGCCATCGTCATGGCCGTGCCGGCACACACGGCTGGGCACATCGCTTATCATTTCCCCCAGGACGGCATCATCTTCGTGGGCGACACGATGTTCGCCATGGGCTGCGGCCGCCTGTTCGAGGGCACGGCCGAGCAGATGTTCAACAACATGCGCCGGCTTGAGGCGCTGCCCGACGAAACGCGCGTCTACTGCGCGCATGAATACACACTCTCCAACGGTCGCTTCGCCTTGCGCGCCGAGCCGGACAATGCGGCGGTGGTGGCGCGGATGGCCGAGGTGGAAGCTGCCCGCGCGCGCGGTGAAGCCACCGTGCCCACGACCATCGGTGCGGAACGGGCAACCAATCCCTTCCTGCGCGCAGGCAGCGTCGCGGAACTCGCGCGGCGGCGGGCGGAGAAGGACAAGGGTTGAGCACGGGCCGGCCGGCGGCTGCGCGCGCTGTCGAGATGACGCACCGCAGCCTTCTCCAGGCCAAGGCGAACGCCGGACGACTCCGTCGAAGGAGATGCGAGGCGGGTCGAAAGCTGCTAGGCTCGCCCGCAACACCCGCGCATCCGTGCGCCGGGAGACAGACAGGGGTAAGAGGAGCAAGTGCGATGAAGAGGATATTTCTGGCACTGGCGCTGCTTCCCATTGCGGGCTGCACGCAGACCGAGACGGAGCCCAAGCTTGGCGTCCGGGAGGAGACGGAGCTGGCCAAGGCGATCGAAGGCAAGGTGGCGGGCGAGCCCGTGTCCTGCATTTCCGGCTACAACGCCACGAGCATGCGGGTGCTGGGCGACAACACGCTGCTGTATCGCGTCAACAAGGATTTCATCTACATCAACAGGTTGCAGGGCGCCTGCCGGGGGCTCGCACAAGGCGACACGCTGGTGCTGCGACGGACGACGAGCCAATATTGCCGGGGCGATATCGGCCAGGTGATCAACCTGCCATCGGGCATGATGAGCGGCAGCTGCGCGCTGGGCGACTTCATTCCCTACAAGACTGCCGGCAAGTAGCGCCGGGCGGGGCAGCGAGCCGCCGCGACCGGGGAGCCGTCAGGCAGTGCCGGCTGACGTGACCGCGTCCTGTTCCGGCTGCGTGGCGGCCTCGCGCGCCGCTTCCCGCCAGCCGATGTCGCGACGGCAGAATCCACCCGGAAAATCCACCCGATCGACGAGCGCATAGACGGCCTCACGCGCCTGCGTGACGCTGGGTGCGCGGGCCGTCACATTGAGCACGCGGCCGCCGCTGGCCACGAGTTGCCCATTCCTGAGCGCCGTGCCGGCATGGAAGATCATCGCGTCGCCACCAGCATCCGGCAGGCTGATCGGCGCGCCTTTCTCGGGCGTACCGGGATAGCCGGCAGCGGCCATGACGACCGTGAGCGCTACGTCCGCCGCCATGGCCGGCACGGCACGCCCGGCAAGGTGCCCCTGCGCGACAGCCAGCAGCAGATCGGGCAGATCGCTTTCCAGCCGCATCATCAGCACCTGGCACTCGGGATCTCCGAAGCGGCAATTATACTCGATGAGCTTCGGTCCCTGCGCGGTCAACATCAGGCCCGCGAACAGGACGCCGCTATAAGGCGTGCCCCGCGCCGCCAGTGCCTCCACGGTCGGGCGGATGATCCGGGCCATCACCTGCTCTTCCAGCGCCGGGGTCAGCACGGATGCCGGGCTGTAGGCGCCCATGCCGCCGGTGTTCGGGCCGGTATCGCCCTCGCCCACCCGCTTGTGATCCTGTGCGGAGCCGAAGGCCAGCACGTCCTTGCCATCCGTGAGGGCGAAGAAGCTGGCTTCCTCGCCTTCCATATATTCCTCGATCACCACCTGCGCGCCCGAGGCGCCGAAGCCGCCATCGAACATATCGCGGATCGCCGCGTCCGCCTCGGCGCGCGTCGTGGCGATGATGACGCCCTTGCCGGCCGCCAGCCCATCCGCCTTCACGACCACGGGAATGGTGAAATCCGCCAGCGCGGCCAGCGCGGCCTCCGCGCTCTCGCAGCGCACATAGCGCGCGGTCGGGATATCGGCCTCGCGGCAGAGATCCTTCGTGAAGCCCTTCGATCCCTCGAGCTGGGCCGCTGCCGCGCCGGGCCCGAACACGGCAAGACCGGCCGCGCGCAGGCTGTCCGCGATGCCATCCACCAGCGGCGCTTCCGGGCCGACAACGACCAGATCGACCGATTGCGCCCGGCAGAAGGCGATGACGCCCGCATGATCGGCAAGGTCGAGGTCGACCAGCGTCGCATGAGCCGCTATGCCCGGATTGCCCGGCGCGGCGAAGAGCGCGGTGCAGCGTGGCGATTGCGCCAGCTTCCAGGCGAGGGCATGTTCGCGGCCACCACCGCCCAGCAGAAGGATGTTCATGGAAGAGGGTCCAGTCCGGTTCGATACGTCGGGCCGCCTGTTAGCGCAGGAGCGTCAGGGGGACAATCTGGCCGCGCTCAGCGTCTCGGAATTGTCCTCGCTGCTCAAGCGGACCGTGGAGGACCGCTTCGGCCACGTGCGGCTGCGCGGCGAGATTTCCGGCTGGAAGCGGGCGGCATCCGGCCATGCCTATCTTTGCCTCAAGGACGACGCGGCGCTGATCGACGGCGTGATGTGGAAAGGCACGGCGGGGCGCCTCGCCTTCGCGCCGGAGGACGGGCTGGACGTGATCGTCACCGGCAAGGTGACCACTTATCCCGGCCGGAGCAAATATCAGATCGTCATCGACAGCATGGAACTGGCCGGCGAAGGCGCACTGATGCAGCTGTTCGAGAGGCTGAAGGCGAAGCTGGCGGCCGAGGGCCTGTTCGATCCGGCGCGGCGCCGCCCCATCCCGATGCTGCCGCGCGTCATCGGCGTCGTGACTTCGCCCACCGGCGCGGTGATCCGCGACATTCTCCATCGCCTTGCCGATCGCTTTCCGAGCCATGTGCTGCTGTGGCCCGTGCTGGTGCAGGGCGAAGGCGCCGCCGCGCAGGTCGCCAGTGCCGTGCGCGGTTTCGGCGCACTGCCGGCCGATGGCCCCATCCCCCGGCCGGACGTGCTGATCGTGGCGCGCGGCGGCGGCTCGATCGAGGATCTCTGGACCTTCAACGAGGAAATCGTGGTGCGCGCCGTCGCTGCCTCGTCGATCCCCGTCATCTCGGCCGTCGGCCATGAGACGGACACAACCTTGTGCGATTTTGCCGCCGATCTGCGCGC
Proteins encoded:
- the purD gene encoding phosphoribosylamine--glycine ligase, whose amino-acid sequence is MNILLLGGGGREHALAWKLAQSPRCTALFAAPGNPGIAAHATLVDLDLADHAGVIAFCRAQSVDLVVVGPEAPLVDGIADSLRAAGLAVFGPGAAAAQLEGSKGFTKDLCREADIPTARYVRCESAEAALAALADFTIPVVVKADGLAAGKGVIIATTRAEADAAIRDMFDGGFGASGAQVVIEEYMEGEEASFFALTDGKDVLAFGSAQDHKRVGEGDTGPNTGGMGAYSPASVLTPALEEQVMARIIRPTVEALAARGTPYSGVLFAGLMLTAQGPKLIEYNCRFGDPECQVLMMRLESDLPDLLLAVAQGHLAGRAVPAMAADVALTVVMAAAGYPGTPEKGAPISLPDAGGDAMIFHAGTALRNGQLVASGGRVLNVTARAPSVTQAREAVYALVDRVDFPGGFCRRDIGWREAAREAATQPEQDAVTSAGTA
- the gloB gene encoding hydroxyacylglutathione hydrolase; this translates as MPSPESSPLEIVRVPVLNDNYVWLVHDPVSDETLVVDPSVAEPVLAAADARGWRIGQIWNTHWHGDHIGGNAGIVAATGATVTAPAAELARIPDVDRPVSEGDRVRLGAHEAIVMAVPAHTAGHIAYHFPQDGIIFVGDTMFAMGCGRLFEGTAEQMFNNMRRLEALPDETRVYCAHEYTLSNGRFALRAEPDNAAVVARMAEVEAARARGEATVPTTIGAERATNPFLRAGSVAELARRRAEKDKG
- a CDS encoding VOC family protein, whose amino-acid sequence is MPKYLHTMIRVTDIDATLRFFELLGLKEVRRFDNEAGRFTLVFVAAPGDEDAQVELTYNWPKKGEESEAYGGGRNFGHLAYRVENIYETCQRLMDAGVTINRPPRDGHMAFVRTPDGISVELLQDGRLEPAEPWASMPNTGVW
- a CDS encoding OmpA family protein → MKAGLKIMLGAGATGLLALLVHGPLGQGEAFLAHLGQRAESALAAHGLGDIHVRYPQRPLVRTAVLSGDADLVRQSDALQVVRALPGGGGAIWSESGVARSTQPAPAIPVASAAAATPAAKSDTASAKPPLTPPTGGAAIAFAGPDGCQRGVDAAVANRPLSFRSGSAWLNPTTRAIVADVAAALKECSGYRLEVGGHSDGRGSEAVNRALSQERADRVRALLVEHGAPAELLSARGFGASHPLANGGPSSRRITFTVSRETS
- a CDS encoding DUF6491 family protein, which translates into the protein MKRIFLALALLPIAGCTQTETEPKLGVREETELAKAIEGKVAGEPVSCISGYNATSMRVLGDNTLLYRVNKDFIYINRLQGACRGLAQGDTLVLRRTTSQYCRGDIGQVINLPSGMMSGSCALGDFIPYKTAGK
- a CDS encoding SIMPL domain-containing protein, which codes for MGWLQDVNKVALAGAVVLSGGLIVGGYLLGDGLRRAHAAERSVTVRGLAERNVTADLATWTVAYSANGTDLPSVRAEIEANTTALRDYFRNLGFPADALSATGAGVNQYMNNGVNTITITQRMQLRTSDIPRAQRAVASQFDLVRRGVTLQEGSGMTYSFTKLNDIKPEMVAAATKDARSAAEQFAKDSGTAVGGIKSATQGYFSIEPRDGEQSGGYGAADTPYKKVRVVTTVDFYLD
- the xseA gene encoding exodeoxyribonuclease VII large subunit gives rise to the protein MEEGPVRFDTSGRLLAQERQGDNLAALSVSELSSLLKRTVEDRFGHVRLRGEISGWKRAASGHAYLCLKDDAALIDGVMWKGTAGRLAFAPEDGLDVIVTGKVTTYPGRSKYQIVIDSMELAGEGALMQLFERLKAKLAAEGLFDPARRRPIPMLPRVIGVVTSPTGAVIRDILHRLADRFPSHVLLWPVLVQGEGAAAQVASAVRGFGALPADGPIPRPDVLIVARGGGSIEDLWTFNEEIVVRAVAASSIPVISAVGHETDTTLCDFAADLRAPTPTAAAEMAVPVRAELMAQVAELGARMGRCVSRGIDRSRERLEAQRRLLPRPDVLLDLARQRADELGDRLRRGLAHRLSNARHELANATGALRPALLDARVAHARQTLSATRLTPALLERRLADAHRQFDALWRLAQSLNPDAPLKRGFARVMANGALVRTSTEALAARHVMLKFHDGEIAAVTGGGEETPRAPAATVNATSGAPRSTGGTRARKSDPPPGAQSDLFD